Proteins encoded together in one Cyanobium sp. ATX 6F1 window:
- a CDS encoding DUF3828 domain-containing protein has product MQALLLLALATCPPQASAVVKDVYGWYLKDQNHWPRSLPSQRERFEPGLYAKLSEASKPFQSPRNDGSGVLDSDPFQGTQVGAMSYRIAGCQLTAPDRAIVSVPVSVGRSKASASLQAIQVQVNATGGRWRLADISFPAPEGSPEQTPRRTLSDQLRQILAMRSPSWVPPGTKGPVHTP; this is encoded by the coding sequence ATGCAAGCTCTTCTGCTTCTCGCCCTCGCCACCTGCCCGCCCCAGGCCAGCGCCGTGGTGAAGGACGTCTACGGGTGGTACCTCAAGGACCAGAACCACTGGCCCCGCTCCCTGCCGAGCCAGCGGGAGCGGTTCGAGCCCGGGCTCTACGCGAAGCTGAGTGAAGCGAGCAAGCCCTTCCAATCTCCCCGCAACGATGGGAGCGGCGTGCTCGATTCCGATCCCTTCCAGGGCACCCAGGTGGGCGCCATGAGCTATCGCATCGCCGGCTGCCAGCTGACGGCGCCGGACCGAGCCATCGTGTCAGTCCCGGTGAGTGTGGGGCGCTCCAAGGCCTCCGCCAGCCTCCAGGCCATCCAGGTGCAGGTGAACGCCACCGGCGGCCGCTGGCGCCTCGCCGACATCAGCTTTCCGGCGCCCGAGGGATCGCCGGAGCAGACCCCCCGCCGCACGTTGAGCGATCAACTGCGGCAGATCCTGGCCATGCGCAGCCCCTCATGGGTCCCCCCCGGAACGAAAGGCCCGGTCCACACGCCATAG